Within the Emticicia oligotrophica DSM 17448 genome, the region GCTGGCGGAACGGGCGAGTTTTTCTCACTGACTGCTGATGAATACGAGCAAATTGTCAATATTTCGGTCAAAGTTGTGGCTGAGCGTGTACCAGTAATTGCCAGTGCAGGAAGAAGCATCTCCGAAGCTAAAACTTTTACAAAAATTGCTGAAAAAGCTGGAATCCACGCCATTTTGCTCTTCCCGCCATATCTTACCGAATGCCCACAAGATGGCGTGTATGAATATGCCAAAGCAATTATGCAAAATACCTCATTACCTGTTATTTACTATAATCGTGGCAATGGGGTTTTATCGGCAGAATATATTAAAAAACTAGCCGATACTTGTCCAAATTTCATTGGTTTGAAAGATGGTACTGGCAATATGCAAGATTTGAACGATACTATCAAGACAGTAGGAAAGCGTCTTTCGTACATTGGGGGAGTTCCAACTGCCGAGATTATTGCCGAGGCCTATTTGTCGATTGGTGTCAATACATATTCATCGGCAGCCTTCAATTTTGTG harbors:
- the kdgD gene encoding 5-dehydro-4-deoxyglucarate dehydratase, which codes for MELSKIKSSLEDGLLSFPITDFDEKGEFNAKTFAERIEWFVSHDVSSVFVAGGTGEFFSLTADEYEQIVNISVKVVAERVPVIASAGRSISEAKTFTKIAEKAGIHAILLFPPYLTECPQDGVYEYAKAIMQNTSLPVIYYNRGNGVLSAEYIKKLADTCPNFIGLKDGTGNMQDLNDTIKTVGKRLSYIGGVPTAEIIAEAYLSIGVNTYSSAAFNFVPELANKFYRALRAGDKATVEKITKDFYIPLVRLRGKKSGYAVSLIKAGAKLIGKSAGDVRPPLTMPTEAEVEQLRQIIKQNN